One region of Streptomyces sp. CG4 genomic DNA includes:
- a CDS encoding ABC transporter substrate-binding protein: MARHWRAGAAGLAVLGLTLTACSGAKVGDSTSAGSKASGGKCGTFNLAVNPWVGYEADAAVVAYVARHNRGCTVNKKDLKEEIAWQGFGTGEVDAVLENWGHDDLKKKYITGQKTAVETGSTGNKGVIGWFVPPWLAKAHPDITDWKNLNKYADQFKTSESGGKGQLLDGDPSYVTNDAALVKNLKLDFKVVYAGSETALIQAYRTAEKNKQWMIGYFYEPQWFLSEVPLVKVNLPTYTTGCDADAAKVACDYPVYDLDKIVSAQFAKSGSPAYSLVKNFHWTNDDQNTVAKYIAVDKMSDDAAAKKWVDANQDKVAAWLK, translated from the coding sequence ATGGCAAGACACTGGCGAGCCGGCGCGGCCGGCCTGGCCGTCCTCGGCCTCACCCTCACGGCCTGCTCGGGAGCAAAGGTCGGCGACAGCACCTCTGCGGGCTCGAAGGCCTCGGGCGGCAAGTGCGGCACCTTCAACCTGGCCGTCAACCCGTGGGTGGGCTACGAGGCGGACGCGGCGGTCGTCGCGTACGTCGCGCGGCACAACCGCGGCTGCACGGTCAACAAGAAGGACCTCAAGGAGGAGATCGCCTGGCAGGGCTTCGGGACCGGCGAGGTGGACGCCGTCCTGGAGAACTGGGGCCACGACGACCTGAAGAAGAAGTACATCACCGGCCAGAAGACCGCCGTGGAGACCGGCTCGACGGGCAACAAGGGCGTCATCGGCTGGTTCGTACCGCCGTGGCTGGCCAAAGCGCACCCGGACATCACCGACTGGAAGAACCTCAACAAGTACGCCGACCAGTTCAAGACGTCGGAGTCGGGCGGCAAGGGCCAGCTGCTCGACGGGGACCCGTCCTATGTCACCAACGACGCGGCCCTGGTCAAGAACCTGAAACTGGACTTCAAGGTGGTGTACGCGGGCAGCGAGACAGCGCTCATCCAGGCGTACCGGACGGCCGAGAAGAACAAGCAGTGGATGATCGGCTACTTCTACGAGCCGCAGTGGTTCCTGTCCGAAGTGCCGCTCGTGAAGGTCAACCTGCCGACGTACACGACCGGTTGCGACGCCGACGCGGCGAAGGTGGCCTGCGACTATCCCGTGTACGACCTGGACAAGATCGTCAGCGCTCAGTTCGCGAAGTCGGGCAGCCCGGCGTACAGCCTGGTGAAGAACTTCCACTGGACGAACGACGACCAGAACACCGTCGCCAAGTACATCGCGGTGGACAAGATGTCGGACGACGCGGCGGCCAAGAAGTGGGTCGACGCGAACCAGGACAAGGTCGCCGCCTGGCTGAAGTAG
- a CDS encoding FAD-dependent oxidoreductase — MAGPRVVIIGAGVVGAALADEISARGWTEVTVVDQGPLPATGGSSSHAPGLVFQTNPSKTMTELARYTVEKFCSLDVDGKPCFLQVGGLEVATTPERLAELHRRHGWITAWGIEARLLTPDECVEKHPLVNRDRVLGGMLVPTDGLAKAVLAVEAQIRRATERGVRFLARHEVLDVHQSEGRVTSVVTDQGELPADIVVCCAGIWGPKIARMVGMNLPLTPLAHQLAWTGPVPALAGQTEEAVRPILRHQDADLYYRDRYDGLGIGYYGHRPMPVSADDILSVGEAEQMPSVLKFTEDDFADAWTETQSLLPVTREAKVEEGINGLFSFTTDGYPLLGASPDVRGFWVAEAVWVTHSAGVGRAVAEWLVDGHCSSFDLHECDVNRFEPHQLSPEYVLARDCQNFVEVYDIVHPLQPTGAPRPIRTSPFHARQQEHGAFFLEANGWERPQWYEANARLVEGRSIPTPNDWAARYWSPIVGAEAQVTRETVALYDMTALKRLEVSGPGAADFLERLVTGKVAKSVGSVTYTLLLDHDGGIRSDITVARLARDLFQVGANGNLDLDWFTRHLPADGTVQVRDITPGTCCIGLWGPLAREVLQPLTAADFSGDGLKYFRAKRAHIGSVPVTAMRLSYVGELGWELYTTADLGLKLWDTLWAAAEPLGGIIAGRGAFNSLRLEKGYRSFGTDMTYEHDPYEAGVGFAVKLDKGDFLGKAALERRKTDVRRKLTCLTIDDPRAVVLGKEPVYDGDRVVGYVTSAAYGYTVGKGIAYAWLPADLATPGTTVHIGYFDQRVEAVLAEEPLFDPTMSRLRG; from the coding sequence ATGGCGGGACCCCGAGTGGTGATCATCGGAGCGGGCGTCGTGGGAGCGGCCCTGGCGGACGAGATCTCTGCACGCGGCTGGACCGAAGTGACCGTGGTCGACCAGGGCCCCCTTCCGGCCACGGGCGGCTCCTCATCCCACGCCCCGGGCCTGGTCTTCCAGACGAACCCCTCGAAGACCATGACGGAGCTGGCCCGCTACACCGTCGAGAAGTTCTGCTCCCTCGACGTCGACGGCAAGCCCTGCTTCCTCCAGGTCGGCGGCCTCGAAGTGGCCACCACCCCCGAGCGCCTCGCCGAACTCCACCGCCGCCACGGCTGGATCACCGCCTGGGGCATCGAGGCACGCCTGCTGACCCCCGACGAGTGCGTGGAGAAGCACCCGCTCGTCAACCGCGACCGTGTTCTCGGCGGCATGCTCGTCCCCACCGACGGCCTCGCCAAGGCTGTCCTCGCCGTCGAGGCCCAGATCCGCAGAGCCACCGAACGCGGAGTGCGCTTCCTCGCCCGCCACGAGGTCCTCGACGTACATCAGAGCGAGGGCCGCGTCACCAGCGTGGTGACCGACCAGGGAGAACTGCCCGCCGACATCGTCGTGTGCTGCGCCGGCATCTGGGGCCCGAAGATCGCCCGCATGGTCGGCATGAACCTGCCGCTCACCCCGCTCGCCCACCAGCTCGCCTGGACCGGCCCGGTCCCCGCCCTCGCCGGCCAGACCGAGGAGGCGGTGCGCCCGATCCTGCGCCACCAGGACGCCGACCTCTACTACCGCGACCGCTACGACGGCCTCGGCATCGGCTACTACGGCCACCGCCCCATGCCGGTCTCCGCCGACGACATCCTCTCCGTGGGCGAGGCCGAGCAGATGCCCTCCGTCCTCAAGTTCACCGAGGACGACTTCGCGGACGCCTGGACGGAGACCCAGTCGCTGCTCCCCGTGACCCGCGAGGCCAAGGTCGAGGAGGGCATCAACGGCCTGTTCTCCTTCACCACCGACGGCTACCCCCTGCTCGGCGCGTCCCCGGACGTCCGGGGCTTCTGGGTCGCCGAAGCCGTGTGGGTCACCCACTCCGCCGGCGTCGGCCGGGCCGTCGCCGAATGGCTGGTCGACGGCCACTGCTCCTCGTTCGACCTGCACGAATGCGACGTCAACCGCTTCGAGCCGCACCAACTGTCCCCGGAGTACGTCCTGGCCCGCGACTGCCAGAACTTCGTCGAGGTCTACGACATCGTCCACCCCCTCCAGCCGACGGGCGCGCCCCGCCCGATCCGCACCAGCCCCTTCCACGCCCGCCAGCAGGAACACGGCGCGTTCTTCCTGGAGGCGAACGGCTGGGAGCGCCCCCAGTGGTACGAGGCCAACGCGAGGCTGGTCGAGGGCCGCTCCATCCCCACCCCCAACGACTGGGCGGCGCGCTACTGGTCACCGATCGTCGGCGCGGAGGCGCAGGTCACCCGAGAGACCGTCGCGCTGTACGACATGACCGCCCTCAAGCGCCTGGAGGTCAGCGGCCCAGGCGCCGCCGACTTCCTGGAGCGGCTGGTCACCGGCAAGGTCGCCAAGTCCGTGGGCTCCGTGACGTACACCCTCCTCCTGGACCACGACGGCGGCATCCGCAGCGACATCACCGTCGCCCGACTCGCCCGCGACCTCTTCCAGGTCGGCGCCAACGGCAACCTCGACCTCGACTGGTTCACCCGCCACCTGCCCGCCGACGGCACCGTCCAGGTCCGCGACATCACGCCCGGCACCTGCTGCATCGGCCTGTGGGGCCCGCTTGCCCGCGAGGTCCTGCAACCCCTCACCGCCGCCGACTTCTCGGGCGACGGCCTGAAGTACTTCCGCGCCAAGCGCGCCCACATCGGCAGCGTCCCGGTGACGGCGATGCGGCTGTCGTACGTCGGTGAACTCGGCTGGGAGCTGTACACCACCGCCGACCTCGGCCTGAAGCTGTGGGACACCCTCTGGGCCGCCGCCGAGCCGCTGGGCGGCATCATCGCCGGCCGCGGCGCCTTCAACAGCCTCCGCCTGGAGAAGGGCTACCGCTCCTTCGGCACCGACATGACCTACGAGCACGACCCGTACGAGGCCGGCGTCGGCTTCGCCGTCAAGCTCGACAAGGGCGACTTCCTCGGCAAGGCCGCGCTGGAGCGACGCAAGACCGACGTACGGCGGAAGCTGACCTGCCTCACCATCGACGACCCGCGGGCCGTCGTCCTGGGCAAGGAACCGGTCTACGACGGCGACCGCGTCGTCGGCTACGTCACCAGCGCGGCGTACGGCTACACCGTCGGCAAGGGCATCGCCTACGCCTGGCTTCCGGCCGACCTCGCCACCCCCGGCACCACCGTGCACATCGGCTACTTCGACCAGCGCGTCGAGGCGGTCCTGGCCGAGGAGCCCCTGTTCGACCCGACCATGTCCCGCCTTCGTGGCTAA
- a CDS encoding sarcosine oxidase subunit gamma family protein: MADTAQLARQRSPLAHVADRLAAATRSSGGAVRLAEVPFLAQVNVRVDAKSAAADAVGLALGFQLPLEPDTTVRTEDMTVVWLGPDEWLVMGRPGAQRDLESRIRSAAGDEHVSVTGVSAQRTTLARDETRAGFWVLVRSCFAGYVADWLLDAAVEYRV; the protein is encoded by the coding sequence ATGGCTGACACTGCCCAGCTCGCCCGGCAGCGCAGCCCGCTGGCGCATGTCGCCGACCGCTTGGCCGCCGCGACCCGCTCGTCCGGGGGCGCGGTCCGGCTGGCCGAAGTCCCCTTCCTGGCCCAGGTGAACGTCCGCGTCGATGCCAAGAGCGCGGCCGCCGACGCCGTAGGACTCGCCCTGGGGTTCCAACTGCCCCTGGAACCCGACACCACCGTTCGCACAGAGGACATGACCGTGGTGTGGCTCGGCCCGGACGAATGGCTCGTGATGGGGCGGCCCGGCGCCCAGCGGGACCTGGAGAGCCGGATCCGTTCGGCGGCCGGCGACGAGCACGTCTCGGTCACCGGCGTCTCCGCCCAGCGGACCACTCTGGCCCGCGACGAGACCAGGGCGGGTTTCTGGGTCCTGGTGCGGTCCTGTTTCGCCGGCTATGTGGCCGACTGGCTACTGGACGCGGCCGTGGAGTACCGCGTGTGA
- a CDS encoding IclR family transcriptional regulator, with the protein MSNSVADGETASSSVGGVQSVDRAVSVLEILAQRGEAGVSEVAAEIDVHKSTAFRLLGALEARGLVEQTAERGKYRLGFGIVRLAGAVTGRLDVTQQGRVVCERLIEEIGETVNIAVLQEHYAVNLYQVRGPGAVGSHNWVGQLTPVHATSSGKILLAHLPATERARVLAAAGLRKLTPHTLTARTTLEKNLTEARERGYAVTLEELEIGLHAMAAPIRARDGEVIAAISASGPAYRFTEERLHQLAPALIKGAAEISHRMGYLG; encoded by the coding sequence ATGAGCAACAGCGTTGCAGATGGCGAAACGGCAAGCTCCTCGGTCGGCGGCGTGCAGTCCGTCGACCGTGCCGTCAGCGTCCTGGAGATCCTCGCCCAGCGCGGCGAAGCCGGCGTCAGCGAAGTGGCCGCCGAGATCGACGTCCACAAGTCGACCGCGTTCCGCCTGCTCGGGGCGCTGGAGGCCCGCGGTCTGGTCGAGCAGACGGCCGAACGCGGCAAGTACCGGCTGGGTTTCGGAATCGTACGCCTCGCGGGCGCGGTCACGGGCCGGCTCGACGTCACCCAGCAGGGCCGCGTGGTGTGCGAGCGGCTGATAGAGGAGATCGGCGAGACCGTCAACATCGCGGTCCTGCAGGAGCATTATGCGGTCAACCTCTACCAGGTGCGCGGCCCGGGCGCGGTCGGCTCGCACAACTGGGTCGGGCAGCTGACCCCGGTGCACGCCACGTCCAGCGGCAAGATCCTGCTGGCCCACCTGCCGGCGACGGAGCGCGCCCGCGTCCTCGCGGCCGCCGGGCTGCGGAAGCTGACACCGCACACGCTGACCGCCAGGACGACGCTGGAGAAGAATCTCACCGAGGCCCGCGAGCGCGGATACGCGGTGACGCTGGAGGAGTTGGAGATCGGGCTGCACGCCATGGCGGCGCCGATCCGCGCCCGCGACGGCGAGGTCATCGCCGCCATCAGCGCCTCGGGCCCGGCCTACCGCTTCACCGAGGAGCGCCTCCACCAGCTGGCACCCGCGCTGATCAAGGGCGCGGCGGAGATCAGCCACCGGATGGGCTACCTGGGCTGA
- the purU gene encoding formyltetrahydrofolate deformylase, whose protein sequence is MSPRPQPGREFVLTLSCPDRAGLVHAVTTYLVAHSGNILESQQFDDRLQDRFFMRVHFDVSDPGVSLEDLRTGFGPVAEAHRITWQLHDASTPTRTLIMVSKFGHCLNDLLFRKSTGALNIEIPAIVSNHRDFEPLAQNYGIPFHHIPVTRQTKAEAEARLLQLVEELDIDLVVLARYMQILSDDLCKRLDGRAINIHHSFLPSFKGARPYVQAHERGVKLVGATAHYVTPDLDEGPIIEQGVVRVRHSHTPDELVTLGRDVEAQVLAHAVKWHSESRVLVNGHCTVVFR, encoded by the coding sequence GTGTCTCCTCGTCCGCAGCCCGGCCGCGAGTTCGTCCTCACTCTCTCGTGCCCCGACCGGGCCGGCCTCGTCCACGCCGTGACCACCTATCTCGTCGCCCACTCCGGCAACATCCTGGAGAGCCAGCAGTTCGACGACCGACTGCAGGACCGCTTCTTCATGCGGGTGCACTTCGACGTCTCGGACCCGGGCGTGTCGCTGGAGGATCTGCGCACCGGTTTCGGCCCGGTCGCCGAGGCGCACCGGATCACCTGGCAGCTGCACGACGCGTCGACCCCGACCCGCACCCTGATCATGGTGTCGAAGTTCGGCCACTGCCTGAACGACCTGCTCTTCCGCAAGTCCACGGGCGCACTCAACATCGAGATCCCGGCGATCGTCTCCAACCACCGGGACTTCGAGCCACTGGCGCAGAACTACGGCATCCCCTTCCACCACATCCCGGTGACTCGCCAGACCAAGGCGGAGGCGGAGGCCCGGCTGCTCCAGCTCGTCGAGGAACTCGACATCGACCTCGTGGTGCTCGCCCGGTACATGCAGATCCTCTCCGACGACCTGTGCAAGCGCCTCGACGGCCGGGCCATCAACATCCACCACTCCTTCTTGCCGAGCTTCAAGGGTGCCCGGCCCTACGTCCAGGCGCACGAGCGCGGCGTCAAGCTCGTCGGGGCCACGGCGCACTACGTCACGCCCGACCTCGACGAGGGCCCGATCATCGAGCAGGGCGTCGTCCGCGTGAGGCATTCGCACACCCCCGACGAGCTGGTCACCCTCGGCCGTGACGTCGAGGCCCAGGTGCTCGCACACGCCGTGAAGTGGCACAGCGAGAGCCGTGTGCTGGTCAACGGACACTGCACGGTCGTCTTCCGCTGA
- a CDS encoding dienelactone hydrolase family protein, producing MTTITTRTVEYPADGLTMIGHLALPAGVDRRPAVLLGPEGTGLSDVERRRADALAELGYIALAFDLHGGRYVGDPEEMLARCMPLLADPDRMRGIGHAALDVLRTEPRTDPDRIAAVGYGTGGAIALELGRDGVNLRAIATVNALATGRPGEAARIRCPVWAGIGSEDPIMPPAQRNAFTAEMQAAGVDWRLAVYGGALHAFHHPPVDHTVRPGVGYHPRHAQRAWRDVVALLAECLPVTEDLGHDPGKHARAGH from the coding sequence ATGACGACGATTACGACGCGTACGGTCGAGTACCCGGCCGACGGTTTGACGATGATCGGGCACCTCGCGCTCCCGGCCGGTGTCGACCGCCGGCCCGCGGTGCTGCTCGGACCAGAGGGCACGGGGCTCAGCGACGTCGAGCGCCGCCGGGCCGATGCCCTCGCCGAACTGGGATATATAGCGCTGGCCTTCGACCTTCACGGCGGACGCTATGTGGGCGACCCCGAGGAGATGCTGGCCCGCTGCATGCCACTGCTCGCTGATCCCGACCGGATGCGGGGCATCGGCCATGCGGCGCTCGACGTGTTGCGCACCGAACCGCGGACCGACCCCGACCGGATCGCCGCCGTCGGCTACGGCACCGGGGGCGCCATCGCGCTGGAACTCGGGCGCGACGGCGTCAACCTGCGCGCGATCGCAACAGTCAACGCACTGGCCACGGGCCGACCGGGCGAGGCGGCGCGCATTCGCTGCCCGGTGTGGGCCGGGATCGGGTCGGAAGACCCGATCATGCCGCCCGCGCAACGGAACGCGTTCACCGCTGAGATGCAGGCCGCGGGCGTCGACTGGCGCCTCGCGGTCTACGGCGGCGCCCTGCACGCCTTCCACCACCCGCCGGTCGACCACACCGTGCGTCCCGGCGTCGGCTACCACCCACGGCACGCGCAGCGAGCCTGGCGCGACGTCGTCGCCCTGCTCGCCGAGTGCCTGCCCGTGACGGAGGACCTGGGGCATGACCCAGGTAAGCATGCTCGCGCCGGGCACTGA
- a CDS encoding MarR family winged helix-turn-helix transcriptional regulator: MSLTSAATLATLDKTGPRRITDLAVAEGVTQPAMTVLVRVMEESGLVERKGDPSDKRVTLVCLTEAGASYVRTRHQAGVDAYARLIDELTGDEVEALAAALPALLHLAELESHAREDSDR, encoded by the coding sequence ATGAGCCTGACGTCCGCCGCCACCTTGGCCACCCTGGACAAGACCGGCCCGCGACGGATCACCGATTTGGCGGTGGCCGAGGGCGTCACCCAGCCCGCGATGACCGTCCTGGTCCGGGTGATGGAGGAATCCGGGCTGGTCGAGCGGAAGGGCGATCCGTCCGACAAGCGGGTCACGCTGGTGTGCCTGACCGAAGCCGGCGCGTCGTACGTCCGGACGCGACACCAGGCGGGCGTCGACGCGTACGCGCGGTTGATCGACGAACTCACCGGTGACGAGGTCGAGGCCTTGGCAGCAGCCCTTCCGGCGCTGCTGCATCTGGCGGAGCTCGAAAGCCACGCCCGAGAGGATTCGGACCGGTGA
- a CDS encoding MFS transporter, producing the protein MSTALIRSEARLLVPALMFIALVVAAVASLGTPLITSVATTFHVSLDSAQWTLTIALLSGAVATPVLGRLGAGPQRRATILATLAIVVVGSALTVLPLPFAWLLVGRAAQGVGLGLTALMMGVARDHLPEERSAATIALISVVSIIGAGVGYPLAALLAEFGGLRAAYGLGLLVTAIAFVTAWRSMPAAPEGRSAHVNVAGALVLAGGLLLVLFLAGERSLWSRHLAVAVTLAVAAVLLLCVWTVSELRTKTPLVDVRAVRHPAVAGANIAMLVGGSGMYLLLTLITRYAQTPHSAGYGFGLTTFVAGLVLIPFSVLGFVAGKLTPRVRERIDDPLLLAGSAAIVGGGFVLFATARSNLAELLAAMGVLGFGVGSFSAAMPGVILAVTPKSETSSAMSFNYVVRSVGYSLGSAIGGLVLAAGTATGRLFPDDDAYTTAALVGVAAMAITTMTSLALARRRSPETNPITAPVGVPGLGRSSRTRN; encoded by the coding sequence ATGAGCACTGCCCTGATACGTTCCGAGGCACGTCTGCTGGTCCCCGCCCTGATGTTCATCGCCCTGGTCGTGGCGGCGGTCGCCAGCCTCGGGACGCCGCTCATCACCAGCGTGGCGACCACGTTCCACGTCTCCCTCGACAGCGCGCAGTGGACGCTGACCATCGCCCTGCTCAGCGGCGCCGTCGCCACACCCGTCCTCGGCCGGCTCGGAGCCGGTCCGCAGCGGCGGGCCACGATTCTCGCCACGCTGGCGATCGTCGTCGTCGGCAGCGCGCTCACCGTGCTGCCGCTGCCGTTCGCCTGGCTGCTCGTGGGCAGAGCGGCCCAAGGCGTCGGACTCGGTCTCACGGCGCTGATGATGGGCGTGGCCCGCGACCATCTTCCCGAGGAGCGCAGCGCGGCCACGATCGCCCTGATCTCAGTGGTCTCCATCATCGGAGCCGGCGTCGGCTACCCGCTGGCCGCGCTGCTCGCCGAGTTCGGCGGACTGCGGGCCGCCTACGGCCTCGGCCTGCTCGTCACCGCCATCGCCTTCGTGACCGCGTGGCGCTCCATGCCCGCAGCCCCCGAAGGCCGCTCCGCTCACGTGAACGTGGCCGGTGCGCTCGTCCTGGCGGGTGGACTGCTCCTTGTCCTGTTCCTGGCCGGCGAGAGGAGCCTGTGGAGCCGACACCTCGCCGTGGCGGTGACCCTTGCCGTCGCCGCCGTACTCCTGCTCTGCGTCTGGACCGTTTCCGAACTGCGAACCAAGACGCCCCTGGTCGACGTCCGGGCGGTACGGCACCCGGCGGTCGCCGGGGCGAACATCGCCATGCTCGTCGGCGGGAGCGGCATGTACCTCCTGCTCACGCTCATCACCCGCTACGCGCAGACGCCGCACAGCGCCGGCTACGGCTTCGGACTGACCACCTTCGTGGCGGGGCTGGTCCTCATCCCGTTCTCCGTGCTGGGGTTCGTCGCCGGCAAGCTCACGCCGCGGGTCCGCGAACGGATCGACGACCCCCTACTCCTGGCCGGCAGCGCCGCCATCGTCGGCGGCGGGTTCGTCCTGTTCGCCACCGCCCGGTCCAACCTGGCCGAACTGCTCGCGGCCATGGGCGTGCTGGGCTTCGGCGTCGGCAGCTTCTCGGCCGCCATGCCCGGCGTCATCCTGGCCGTCACCCCCAAGAGCGAGACGTCGAGCGCCATGAGCTTCAACTACGTCGTCCGCAGCGTCGGGTACTCCCTGGGCAGCGCCATCGGCGGTCTGGTCCTGGCCGCCGGCACCGCCACGGGCCGCCTCTTCCCGGACGACGACGCCTACACGACCGCGGCGCTGGTCGGCGTCGCCGCGATGGCGATCACGACGATGACCAGCCTCGCCCTCGCCCGCCGACGCTCACCCGAGACCAATCCGATCACAGCCCCAGTCGGTGTGCCGGGCCTGGGCCGGTCGAGTCGAACCAGAAACTGA
- a CDS encoding DUF1330 domain-containing protein — protein sequence MAKGYWVSVYRTIADPERLAAYDKLAGPAVKAAGGRLLTRGGRVVAHDAGIAERTILIEFDSFEQAVAARASAAYQEALAVLADGVERDFRIIEGLD from the coding sequence GTGGCCAAGGGCTACTGGGTCAGCGTCTACCGCACCATCGCAGACCCTGAGAGGCTTGCTGCCTACGACAAGCTGGCCGGTCCAGCCGTCAAGGCGGCGGGCGGGCGGCTGCTCACCCGCGGCGGCCGGGTCGTCGCACACGACGCCGGAATCGCCGAGCGCACCATCCTGATCGAGTTCGACAGCTTCGAACAGGCGGTCGCCGCACGCGCGAGTGCGGCCTACCAGGAGGCGCTGGCCGTACTCGCTGACGGCGTCGAGCGCGACTTCCGCATCATCGAAGGCCTCGACTGA
- a CDS encoding nuclear transport factor 2 family protein — protein sequence MQEETARSAIDTFISAFNASDDSYVTALLSRALTSDVVFWGPLGRSEGIAAVERFVLDIRRHPAGTGTMVRCSAVDMPDEWARYQWVFTTPDGGPRLTGTDVVHLRRSLIDQVIVFAGEIEPSAS from the coding sequence ATGCAGGAAGAGACGGCACGCTCCGCGATCGACACGTTCATCTCCGCGTTTAACGCCTCGGACGACAGCTATGTGACTGCCCTGCTCTCCCGGGCCCTGACCTCAGACGTGGTCTTCTGGGGGCCCTTGGGGCGCAGCGAAGGAATCGCGGCGGTCGAGCGGTTCGTGCTGGACATCCGGCGCCACCCGGCGGGGACCGGCACGATGGTGCGCTGCTCAGCGGTGGACATGCCTGACGAGTGGGCCCGGTACCAGTGGGTCTTCACCACCCCGGATGGAGGCCCCCGCCTGACGGGAACGGACGTCGTCCATCTGCGGCGGAGCCTCATCGACCAGGTCATCGTCTTTGCCGGAGAGATCGAGCCGTCCGCCTCCTGA
- a CDS encoding IS630 family transposase yields the protein MAEPVRVRRLTDKEGQKLKQIVRRDSTSSVRYRRAMMLLASAGGNRVPLIAQLVQADEDDEDTVRDVIHRFNEIGLACLDPQWAGGRPRLLTPDDEEFVIRTATTRPTRLGQPFTRRSIRKLAAYLREVYGRVIRIGREALRCLLRRRGITFQRTKTWKESPDPHRDAKLDRIEQVLDRFPDRVFALDEFGPLGVRPTAGSCWAKQGKPNRLPATYRRTHGVTYFLSCYSVGDDRLWGVNRRRKGTANTLAALKSIRAARPDGAPIYIFLDNLSAHTGADIRRWAKKNKVELCFTPTYASWANPIEAHVGPLRQFTLANSHHRSHPTQTQALHRYLRWRNTNARHPDVLAAQRKERVRIRSEKGIRWCARPLNAAA from the coding sequence GTGGCTGAGCCTGTCCGTGTACGCAGATTGACCGACAAGGAGGGGCAGAAGCTGAAGCAGATCGTGCGCCGGGACAGCACGAGTTCGGTGCGATACCGGCGGGCGATGATGCTGCTCGCTTCGGCGGGCGGAAACCGGGTGCCGTTGATCGCCCAGCTGGTCCAGGCCGATGAGGACGATGAGGACACCGTGCGCGACGTGATCCACCGCTTCAACGAGATCGGCCTGGCCTGCCTGGACCCTCAGTGGGCGGGAGGCCGTCCCCGCCTGCTCACCCCTGACGACGAGGAGTTCGTCATCCGGACGGCCACCACCCGCCCCACCAGGCTCGGCCAGCCCTTCACTCGCCGGTCGATCCGCAAACTCGCCGCCTACCTGCGGGAAGTGTACGGACGTGTCATCCGCATCGGCCGTGAAGCCTTACGGTGCCTGCTCCGGCGCCGCGGCATCACCTTCCAGCGCACCAAGACATGGAAGGAATCACCCGACCCTCATCGCGACGCCAAGCTCGACCGGATCGAGCAGGTTCTGGACCGCTTCCCGGACCGGGTGTTCGCCCTCGACGAGTTCGGGCCGTTGGGGGTCCGGCCCACCGCAGGCTCCTGCTGGGCGAAGCAGGGCAAGCCAAACCGGCTGCCGGCGACCTACCGCCGCACCCACGGCGTCACCTACTTCCTCAGCTGCTACTCCGTGGGCGACGACCGCCTGTGGGGCGTCAACCGCCGCCGCAAGGGCACCGCCAACACCCTGGCCGCGCTGAAGTCGATCCGCGCCGCCCGACCCGACGGCGCCCCGATCTACATCTTCCTGGACAACCTCTCCGCCCACACCGGCGCCGACATCCGCCGCTGGGCGAAGAAGAACAAGGTCGAGCTGTGCTTCACCCCGACCTACGCATCCTGGGCCAACCCGATCGAGGCCCACGTCGGCCCGCTGCGGCAGTTCACCCTGGCCAACTCCCACCACCGCAGCCACCCCACGCAAACCCAGGCACTGCACCGCTACCTGCGCTGGCGCAATACCAACGCCCGCCACCCCGACGTACTTGCTGCCCAACGCAAGGAACGCGTCCGCATCCGCAGTGAGAAGGGCATCCGCTGGTGCGCACGCCCCCTCAACGCCGCAGCCTGA
- a CDS encoding DUF4267 domain-containing protein has product MSLKKINTVLAAAFVLFILWFGTEYILSPETTAPGYGLPSWPSGDGDGFLIIKGIRDVVLALVLGILLVTGHRRALGWVLLMEALAAYGDMTNVLAHHGSVATALGVHCLTATLMVVNGLLIMRETRNVAAALATPAPQPA; this is encoded by the coding sequence ATGTCGCTGAAGAAGATCAACACCGTCCTGGCCGCCGCCTTCGTCCTCTTCATCCTCTGGTTCGGGACGGAGTACATCTTGAGCCCGGAGACGACGGCGCCGGGCTACGGCCTGCCGAGCTGGCCGTCCGGCGACGGCGACGGCTTCCTGATCATCAAGGGGATCCGCGACGTCGTCCTGGCCCTGGTTCTGGGCATCCTGCTGGTGACGGGTCACCGCCGGGCGCTGGGCTGGGTGCTGCTGATGGAGGCCCTCGCCGCGTACGGCGACATGACCAACGTGCTGGCCCACCACGGCTCCGTGGCCACCGCGCTCGGCGTCCACTGCCTGACCGCGACACTGATGGTGGTCAACGGCCTGCTGATCATGCGCGAGACCCGCAACGTCGCGGCCGCTCTGGCAACACCCGCCCCGCAGCCCGCCTAG